Proteins from a genomic interval of Paenibacillus sp. RC334:
- a CDS encoding helix-turn-helix transcriptional regulator — protein sequence MSKKAIIVVKLGKILESKGMTQGTLSQLTGLRPSTISEIVRGSRSVLNKDHLAKIIEVLEITDIGEIIEIDYISNAKESTE from the coding sequence ATGTCAAAAAAAGCTATAATCGTGGTCAAGCTTGGAAAGATTCTGGAGTCAAAAGGAATGACACAAGGGACTTTATCTCAGTTAACAGGATTACGCCCAAGTACCATTAGTGAAATTGTCCGTGGCTCTCGTAGTGTTTTGAATAAAGACCATCTGGCAAAGATTATTGAGGTACTTGAAATTACAGATATCGGAGAAATTATTGAAATTGATTACATATCAAATGCCAAAGAAAGTACTGAATAA
- a CDS encoding IS4 family transposase yields MKKSITIPLILQSILTPEEVQSVAKGADYEDKARKFAVTHLLQYWCVAALEQWDSYRSGVDHAARSGLPMVHYSCFSTKEAEVPFAIFKELLHRVIHKCSRETRRKLTFSKELLLIDSTTITVGKTRLPWAPYHGERSGIKLHVALRAQNGQPLQVVETLGSKHDGPMSETLAQPDYIVVMDRAYGKLERLDDFKIQGQSFVIRLRDNVHLDKPHALSRLQKADSSVIRDITCQLGTPQCRSKQRHRVVMFRDFEGRVIRVVTDLMQVTAEQIAQMYKARWQIEVFFRWIKQHLNIPTLFGRTENAVYGQLFCALIVYVLLKWLFDAAQGAWPKHAILSFARFSRLFLLQNLPVEWLIQIQHVLPKRVSASINQITYSG; encoded by the coding sequence ATGAAAAAGTCTATCACGATCCCATTGATCCTTCAATCCATTCTGACACCGGAAGAAGTGCAAAGCGTTGCCAAGGGAGCAGATTATGAAGACAAAGCCCGTAAATTCGCAGTAACCCACTTACTTCAATACTGGTGTGTAGCTGCCTTAGAACAATGGGACAGTTATCGTTCCGGTGTGGATCATGCCGCTCGCAGTGGCTTACCTATGGTTCATTATTCGTGTTTTTCCACCAAAGAGGCCGAAGTCCCCTTTGCTATATTTAAGGAACTTCTTCATCGAGTCATTCACAAGTGTAGCCGAGAAACACGCCGAAAACTTACGTTTTCCAAAGAATTACTCCTCATCGATTCGACCACCATAACAGTGGGAAAAACACGACTACCCTGGGCTCCTTATCACGGAGAGCGTTCTGGCATTAAACTTCATGTCGCTTTGCGAGCCCAAAATGGGCAACCGCTTCAGGTCGTCGAAACGCTGGGTTCCAAGCATGATGGCCCCATGAGTGAAACGTTGGCTCAACCGGACTACATTGTGGTGATGGACCGTGCTTATGGGAAACTGGAGCGTCTGGACGACTTCAAAATCCAAGGACAATCCTTTGTCATTCGGCTTCGCGACAACGTCCATTTGGATAAACCTCATGCCCTTTCCCGTCTCCAAAAAGCAGATTCTTCTGTCATTCGGGATATCACCTGCCAGTTGGGGACACCGCAGTGTCGTTCCAAGCAACGTCATCGTGTGGTGATGTTTCGAGATTTTGAAGGTCGAGTCATCCGAGTCGTTACCGATTTAATGCAGGTCACAGCGGAACAAATCGCACAGATGTATAAAGCTCGATGGCAGATTGAGGTCTTTTTCCGTTGGATCAAGCAACATTTGAATATTCCAACGCTGTTTGGGAGAACCGAAAATGCGGTCTATGGGCAACTCTTTTGCGCGCTCATCGTTTATGTCCTGCTTAAATGGTTATTTGATGCCGCTCAAGGGGCGTGGCCCAAACATGCCATTCTTTCCTTTGCTCGATTTTCTCGTCTTTTTCTTCTGCAAAATCTACCGGTGGAATGGCTGATCCAGATTCAGCATGTTCTTCCTAAGCGTGTCTCTGCTTCTATTAATCAAATTACTTATTCTGGTTAA
- a CDS encoding DUF4183 domain-containing protein, with protein sequence MPITKPFMASRRFTTTAGAGTGVGIAYNILATATTNDTGVAATAFPTAPAYYNLYINAQIQTGDTSTATTTAITIPGGDALDPATPIVIEFVVN encoded by the coding sequence ATGCCAATTACAAAACCCTTTATGGCTTCCCGAAGGTTTACTACTACAGCAGGAGCCGGAACAGGTGTTGGCATTGCATATAATATTCTTGCAACAGCCACCACCAATGACACCGGTGTTGCTGCCACAGCCTTCCCAACTGCACCTGCGTATTATAATCTTTACATTAATGCACAGATTCAAACAGGTGATACTTCAACCGCTACCACCACTGCGATCACCATTCCTGGTGGTGACGCACTCGATCCTGCGACTCCAATTGTAATCGAATTTGTTGTAAACTAA
- a CDS encoding collagen-like protein: MNITTPTVIGPTGPQGIQGIQGSQGVPGPAGAIGPQGFPGATGAVGAAGPSGATGPTGPAGGPVGPTGATGATGTVGAAGPSGATGAAGAAGPAGATGPTGPAGGPVGPTGATGATGAAGAAGAAGATGATGAAGAAGAAGATGATGAAGAAGAAGATGATGAAGAAGAAGATGATGAAGAAGAAGATGATGAAGGVLGFADFFALMPPDNAATVAPGTDVSFPQNGPTSGTTITRTGPSSFNLAAIGTYQVLSQVSVTEAGQLILTLNGADLAYTVVGRATGTSQIVEMAIVQTTVINSILTVRNPAGNSTALTITPLAGGTRPVSAHLVITQLA, encoded by the coding sequence GTGAATATTACTACTCCGACAGTTATTGGTCCTACGGGCCCACAAGGCATACAAGGCATACAAGGTTCTCAAGGAGTACCTGGACCGGCTGGAGCTATAGGCCCACAAGGCTTTCCTGGCGCTACAGGAGCAGTAGGGGCGGCTGGGCCATCCGGAGCTACAGGTCCAACTGGTCCAGCGGGCGGTCCAGTCGGACCGACAGGAGCCACCGGCGCAACAGGAACAGTAGGTGCGGCGGGACCATCCGGCGCTACAGGAGCAGCAGGGGCGGCGGGACCAGCGGGAGCCACAGGACCAACTGGTCCAGCGGGCGGTCCAGTCGGACCGACAGGAGCCACCGGCGCAACAGGAGCAGCAGGGGCGGCGGGAGCAGCGGGAGCCACCGGCGCAACAGGAGCAGCAGGGGCGGCGGGAGCAGCGGGAGCCACCGGCGCAACAGGAGCAGCAGGGGCGGCGGGAGCAGCGGGAGCCACTGGCGCAACAGGAGCAGCAGGGGCGGCGGGAGCAGCGGGAGCTACCGGCGCAACAGGAGCAGCAGGGGCGGCGGGAGCAGCGGGAGCCACTGGCGCAACAGGAGCAGCAGGGGGAGTATTGGGATTTGCAGATTTTTTTGCCTTGATGCCTCCTGATAATGCAGCAACTGTTGCTCCGGGTACAGACGTAAGTTTTCCGCAAAATGGCCCTACCAGCGGGACTACTATTACCCGAACCGGTCCTAGCTCTTTTAATTTAGCAGCAATAGGGACTTATCAGGTGCTCTCTCAGGTTAGCGTAACCGAAGCTGGACAACTCATCTTGACACTCAATGGCGCGGATCTCGCCTATACTGTAGTCGGACGTGCAACAGGTACATCGCAAATCGTAGAAATGGCTATAGTGCAAACGACGGTCATTAATTCCATACTGACTGTTCGAAATCCTGCTGGCAATTCCACTGCACTTACTATTACTCCACTCGCTGGAGGAACAAGACCTGTTTCAGCACATCTTGTTATCACACAATTAGCATAG